The genomic region TGATCTTCCTGTACTTATCAGCTTTGATTATCCACTTCACACCtacattgaaataaaattactTAGATACAAATAAACAATTCAATCTATGAACACAATCCTTCTTAGAATACTAAAATCACAATGCACAATTACTCCAAACCAATGCTAATTACAAAAACATTTCCTCTTCAAGAAGATGTTTCAAATTTTCTAACTACAGTTTAAGTCAAATCAATGTGATAAGAACAACGAACACTGCAAAATTAATTGAATCGGAAAGAGCCTAAAATCCCAAATCTGTTGTTTTCCCATTTCGTAGAacaagacttaaaaatcaaagcGAGAGTAGACTACGACCAGATCAATTAATAAACCTCTAACACGATCCTTGAGGAAACGGCTTTGTTCTATTCTAAGCTtaaaagaaggaaacagagagaatggTACCTCCATGGCAAAGATGACAGACTCCGTCGTACACAACGACACGTGGCTGGAGGCTACCAGGCATAATCGCCGGAATCGCAGTCGGCGAATCAGTTGGGTCCGAGTACGCAATAGCTTCATCGGTGTCAATCTCAGCCGTCGTACGGGAAATAGCTCCGGGAGACAAAGTCGGCGACGGAGTAGAGAAGTAAACCGATGAAGTAACCGATCGACGGTGGAGAAAACTTCCCAGGATAGACCTGGGTTTCAGAATCCGAAGCGCCTTCGTCAACATTCTAGAAATCTTCTTCgcattttgcttttttttttctttctttttttttttctgggtaaagaaagaaacagtaaAGAGGCGTTCAACTAAGAAAGAACTGTACTTTGCTTGAGCTCCAAGTCGGGCGAAAGGTTCTATGCAAATTTAAATGGGCTtatatttttgtcatatattGGGCCTAATTTATGGCAACTTAAGCCCACttgacttaaaaaaatatgaatagaaaAAGCAAGTGCGTGTATTTTCAAGAGAATATTGCAAATAATGCCATGAACAATGTTAAAGTTTATCTCCAATGCCATTTATCCAATTGTCTTCTCCCGCCTGCCACAAAAAGAATGTAAAGAGAAAGTGATAATACTATTATGCCCTCTTCCATTCTCTCTATCCAATATTCTCAAAATTTAAtagtgaagaaaaataaaaagatctcTATTGGTCCTCCTCGTTTTCTTCGTTCTCTTCTCACAAAATCAGAGATCTCGACATCCTCATTCTCTTCTCACAAAATTGAACCAAATTAGCCATTCGACAAGTCCTCCTCATTCTCTTCTCACAAAATCAGAGATCTCGACTGGAAGTGATGAATTTCATTATCCAGACCCTTCGTCGGGCCAACTCCTCCTTTTCCTTCGGCCACCGCGACAGGGGAAGTTCCCTCTTTTCTCAAAATTCATTGTTTTCCCTTCTCAGAAAAATCCCATAAAAGAAGCCCACTGTTGCAATCGGAATACCTGATGCCCTTGAGATACCTGATGCCGGAATTAGTAAGGGAGATCTTACCGACACCGCCAGACGCAGGTAACTCTGTTGTCCAACCaccctcctcttcctctgtgttttgttgttcgttACCGTGAAAACCGCTTTGATAGACATCAAATTTTGGGTAGACTATATTGTCTATCGATACTTTTTTGTCCATCTATTATGTTTTtcgttgttgtttttgttgtttgttaccTTGCAAACCACTTTGATAGACATTAATTACTTGTGAAGTTTTGGGAAGACTATATTGCGTATGTATGCTTTTTGTCCATCTATAatgtttttcattgttaaatTTAGGTAGACTATATTGGTTATAGTTTTTGTGTCCACCGAGTCTGATGTTCCTCCCTGTTGCAGGCCTCATGGAGACTCATCTAGTAATCTGCCCTACTCGGAGGACATGAATCAACAACGAAGGTAGTTATGTCCATCATTCTCCTTTTGCATTCAATTTACATGTCTACCCAAACATGTTGTCTATCAATTCTGCATTCAATGATGGACCAGATATGTCCACCCAAACATTTGTCTCTCACACCGTTTTTTGGGTTCATAACTAAGACCATACAACATTCTCCCCATTGCATGTCGGGCGAGGTTGCAGTGGCTTCTAATGTTCAACCATCTTCTTATTGCAATTCCCCCAACAAAGCAGCCCCTTCTGGTATCGGTGGTCCATTGATGGACAACAGTCCGGCTTCAATGTATATGTCTACCCATCCTTGTCTATCAAACCGTATTTAGATACATTGTCGTTGATACTATACAACCTTTTGCCCATTACAGGTCGGCCGAGGACGCAGCCGATGTTGATGTTCAGGGATTGATAGACAACATAGAAATATCAAGGTATATGTCTATATAATAGTGGACTTTCTTCTGTTCACTGTGGACAAGAAACTAAATTCTTCCCATAGCAGGTCGGCTGAGGACGCAGACACTGATTCAGAGCAAGACTTTAGGAATTTCGTGCTTTCTGAGGCGCAGGTCCCTGTGGAGAATACCAATAGCGACCGCTAGACTCATAATTCCATGTCCCGCCATATCGTTCTTCTCTGGTTCAATGGACAACTCGTTTGCTTCAAAGTTTTGTCTACACCCGACGGACATATTGTCTTCAGGTCCGACAGACACCATATTCTGTCCATCCCTTTGTCAACACATGATCGACATTTTTAGATGTCTATTTTCATCAACATAACCCTTTATACTCTTTCCCGATAGACAACATACTTTGTCCTTCTTCTGCTGATATGACCTTATTTTTGTTGATCGAAACGTACAAATACACCTCCCACCCTCTTCATTCTTCGCTTTAAACTGCttaaactcaacttcaaaattCACACCATACAGCTCCAATCTCTTTTTTCATatctctttactcttttttctaactacttttttcttcattaacaacaattaattaattttatttacccTATAAATAACTATAGTTCCAAGCTGCTGCCCTATAAATAAGGGACTACAGTCCTATCGTCATTATTGTCGACCAAcccttcaaaattttatttctctttgaaTTTTCCCTCGTGCAAATTTCTTAGACAATAGACCAAGGCTATTTTAGTCTTTTCCAACTTTCCCTTCAATGTATATGTCTACCCATCCTTGTCTATTAAACCGTATTTAGATACATTGTCGTTGATACTATACAACCTTTTGCCCATTACAGGTCGGCCGAGGATGCAGCCGATGTTGATGTTCAGGGATTGATAGACAACATAGAAATATCAAGGTATATGTCTATATAATAGTGGACTTTCTTCTGTTCACTGTGGACAAGAAACTAAATTCTTCCCATAGCAGGTCGGCTGAGGACGCAGACACTGATTCAGAGCAAGACTTTAGGAATTTCGTGCTTTCTGAGGCGCAGGTCCCTGTGGAGAATACCAATAGCGACCGCTAGACTCATAATTCCATGTCCCGCCATATCGTTCTTCTCTGGTTCAATGGACAACTCGTTTGCTTCAAAGTTTTGTCTACACCCGACGGACATATTGTCTTCAGGTCCGACAGACACCATATTCTGTCCATCCCTTTGTCAACACATGATCGACATTTTTAGATGTCTATTTTCATCAACATAACCCTTTATACTCTTTCCCGATAGACAACATACTTTGTCCTTCTTCTGCTGATATGACCTTATTTTTGTTGATCGAAACGTACAAATACACCTCCCACCCTCTTCATTCTTCGCTTTAAACTGCttaaactcaacttcaaaattCACACCATACAGCTCCAATCTCTTTTTTCATatctctttactcttttttctaactacttttttcttcattaacaacaattaattaattttatttacccTATAAATAACTATAGTTCCAAGCTGCTGCCCTATAAATAAGGGACTACAGTCCCATCGTCATTATTGTCGACCAAcccttcaaaattttatttctctttgaaTTTTCCCTCGTGCAAATTTCTTAGACAATAGACCAAGGCTATTTTAGTCTTTTCCAACTTTCCCTTCATGTGCCAAAATGGCATTTCtcagaagaaaaaacagaagtGGCATTATTAAGAAGATTTTGGGGAAATATGGCATTTCTGGCCAAAATCCCATTCGAAATTgtattcctttttaattattgttttgttgcattttttattattaaagaatAGTAAAGGTGCTATATTAATGTTATTTCCACGTAGATATATGATTATCACCATTCACCAGTCAccacacattttttttcttctacttccaCTCCTTTCATTGGCTTTAAGTCTAAAACTAtctatataaaattcaaaaccgAAGCATGTGTTGTAAGTTAAAGTAGAATTGGATTCCAttactaaaatttaattatttgaaaaatattagcAATATAATTCTAAATTAGATAATAACTGTAAAAACAAGATAAAGACAATAACGAAGAAACTTCTTctcttattaagaatcacttaaacaacCTTACAAGGAGTGTTTAATCAGTTTTACACACAACTAAAATAGCTTgtcactgaccaattcttaatctacccaaaaatacaaaagaaccTAAAAGCTTATTTTTGCTCAAGACTCTAAGAAAAATCCCAATCGGCCAAACAATATGTTTGCCTTGATCAAACAATATATAGGACACACCCATGACCTATTTCCCTAATACGGATAATACTAAATCTTTTTTGTAGATACGCATATATCTTGTTCTCCAATAATATAGCCACATCACCCAAAGTCCGTTGCTGCTTAAACGCGCGAACCAAACTTCCAGAATCCTACATACCAGCATTGTAGTACTCAAAAACCTTCATGCttacattctccccctttttatctGAATGTGACATCTCAAGCATCCAACTATCAACCTGTCAACTGTTAGTACATGAACTTTACTCGAGTCTGTTAGAGTTAGTGGTTAGGCTTTCAAATAAAAAGATGTCGTTTGGATCCAAAAGAAAACAGCATCATTAGGATAGAGTACAAGTTCCGAAATCCAAAGACAAGAGGAAATCATAACAAAGCCTGaaatccaaagaaacaaaagacatgACCAACAGTCATCCTAACTCTCAGCTAACACTAACTCTCCCCCTCActaccatcaccatcaccatcagaCGCAGCAACACCATCATCAGCATCTTCATTTTCACCATCAGCTTCGGCTTCAGAGGCAACAGGGTCATCACTTACCTGTGAGACGGGCCTGCATCCTCAGCAGGAGTTCAACTATATCGGACAGATCATCGGCTAACTCCATGCGAGGCGTGATATTGAGCGGAGTATCCAGTTGAGAACAGTTCTTGGCATCGAAGGCAAAGTAAGCAGGATCACCAGAGAACTTATCGGTAGGAAACACAGGAACCTCACGCTGAAAGCACAGGAGTTGGTAAATCAGATTAGGAAAGGCAAGTCTATAACTGCTAGGACCTGAGTGGGCAGCAATGGAGCGAATGTGATCAAAGACAAACTGGCCAAAGTTGAAAGTTCGTTGATGTGTAATCATGAAAATGAGCTGACACCGATCAATCTGCAAGGTGTTCTTGTTGGTAGTAGGATACCAGTTGGAGCAACTAATCTTGTGCAACATGATCATGGATGGGGTAAAACGAGAAGTAATCAAATACTTCCACCGTGATACACTCCCACCCGACAGCAGCTCAGCAAGCTCATTCTTAGTGGCATCAACATGTATCAATGGTTTCGTAGGATCCACAGCAGCAGTATCAATATGAAACATGCGATTGATAATGGCAGGTGAGAACTCAAACTGCTTACCTCGCAGATAGACTTGCGTGAAACCATCGGAGCGAATAACCAAATCAACAAGATTAGCATAGAACTCATAAACCACTTGGTGATTGAATGGTTCAACATCTCGCACAGTGTGAATCATCCCAGCTGACTCAATCAACTGCTGAGCTCCATACATGGTAGAGACACCGAGAGGAAGGATCTTCTGATCGGTTACTTCTCTTTCATCAAAGTGATGGTAACGACGCCGAGCTTGAGTAGAGGAAAAACGAAGGTTAAGAGGACGCTTCGGCGGCTTTGTCAATAAGGGGAAACAACGGTCGCGAGAAGCCACACGACGTCTATTGGCGACACAACGAGCAAGGAATGAGAGGGATTCATCATCAGCCGTAGTCGCGGGAGGAGCAGCATGGGAATCAGCTTCCGAAGCTGTGGCATCACTATCACCCAGATCCATGGGATCGGACAACGGAGGAGCAACAGGAAATGGAAACGAGGGATCCGGAGTGGGAGAGTCATCACGAAGAACCAGGGAAGAACCGGAAGTGCGACGACGTGAAGAGGTGCAACGAGGAGCAGCGGCGCGAGAGGGCAAGATGCGGCTAGACGAGGACGAGGACGCCATTGGTTCGAATCGACAGCGGAAACAGTGGTGGCCGGAAAAAGATTACAAGCGGCGACGATGTGAGAATGAAGCAGAGAAAACGATGAATGTGTTACAGCGAGGGTTTGTAGAAGGAAATCGAGTAGACTCGGCGGAATGATTTAAAATAACCAAGCGGACTAAAACTTAATGGGctgaaaaaaaacaacttagaGCCCATCAGCAATAACGTGGCCAAATGGCCTTATAAAACCCATCACCACCAACAAACAACTTAAAACAAGTTGTATCAAATTAACACCAATTTCGAATTCTGCAACCACATAACCACACGGGATTGGTCAAAGAGATGCTAGCAGCTAGAAAGAACTTCAGAGTCACCAAGAAACAGCTAGCAACTGGAAATTAGatgtaaataaaattcaaagagcctcacaaaatacaaaatccaaacttcaaaagaaaaaaaaaacagcaagcCATCATAGACTCATCAAGATCACATCACACCTTTTGTTTAGCACCCACCTACCAAGTGAACACAACCACAGAGAAAAATCCTCACACAACAGGTTAATGAAGACATTACACTCCCCATATCAGTATAGGACTTTGAAACTCACCAATGGACATCACTGATCTGCACTAACCCcttctccttttattttattttatatatatatatagatataccaCCCTGTGGACCAGACAAGCTCAccctttcatcatcatcaagacaCAAGAGGATCATTGGTCAATCTGTGCACAGATAGTGGAACA from Camelina sativa cultivar DH55 unplaced genomic scaffold, Cs unpScaffold00815, whole genome shotgun sequence harbors:
- the LOC104773953 gene encoding uncharacterized protein LOC104773953, whose translation is MLTKALRILKPRSILGSFLHRRSVTSSVYFSTPSPTLSPGAISRTTAEIDTDEAIAYSDPTDSPTAIPAIMPGSLQPRVVVYDGVCHLCHGGVKWIIKADKYRKIKFCCLQSKAAEPYLEVSGVTREDVQKRFLFIEGLGYYHQASTGM